A single region of the Saprospiraceae bacterium genome encodes:
- a CDS encoding ThuA domain-containing protein has translation MTTLKKSYSFICTVAVIFASITTAQAQNHPDPPDPRSHSEVESVLAKAPRISGEHLRDLHLVLLASEKDHGLNEHDYPLWQKNWAVLLGGVDSSSDSVQINMFGPANQVDREQMKAGAPNVKVETAWEWPSKEQFQNADLIVAFSVVNWSGERNEELDGFLSRGGGFVVIHQSCVVADGTGLEDEVAGLIGLSWNWDYTRWRHGPVNLDISKTNHPISFGLPKQLYFMDEAYWPLYGDRSKVTIIGTSKETVGNFALRDKDGKIDFSNMQAIQQKWPAEPTKDEPMFWTYEYGKGRIFGCILGHYTWTFDDPYFRILLLRGMAWAAGESPYRFDPLVLRGATTR, from the coding sequence ATGACCACATTAAAAAAAAGCTATTCGTTCATTTGTACCGTCGCTGTGATTTTTGCATCGATCACCACTGCGCAAGCTCAGAATCATCCCGATCCACCTGATCCCCGCAGCCATAGCGAGGTCGAATCGGTTTTGGCCAAAGCCCCCAGGATTTCCGGAGAGCATCTTCGCGATCTTCACCTGGTCCTGCTTGCCAGTGAAAAAGATCATGGCCTTAATGAGCATGACTATCCCCTCTGGCAGAAGAATTGGGCGGTGCTTCTGGGTGGCGTGGACAGCAGTAGTGACTCGGTTCAGATAAATATGTTTGGACCTGCAAACCAGGTAGACCGCGAGCAGATGAAGGCCGGGGCGCCTAATGTCAAGGTCGAAACTGCCTGGGAATGGCCCTCCAAGGAACAGTTCCAGAACGCTGATCTGATCGTCGCATTTTCTGTGGTGAACTGGAGCGGGGAGCGGAATGAAGAACTGGATGGTTTTTTGTCACGTGGGGGCGGATTTGTCGTCATCCATCAGAGTTGTGTTGTCGCCGACGGAACTGGCCTTGAGGACGAAGTGGCTGGCTTGATCGGCTTGAGTTGGAATTGGGATTACACTAGATGGCGCCACGGACCCGTAAATCTTGATATTTCCAAAACAAACCATCCTATTAGCTTCGGGCTTCCAAAACAACTGTATTTTATGGATGAAGCCTATTGGCCCTTGTATGGGGACCGCTCGAAAGTGACCATCATCGGCACTTCGAAGGAGACCGTAGGCAATTTCGCCCTCCGCGATAAAGACGGAAAGATTGATTTCAGCAACATGCAAGCCATCCAACAGAAATGGCCCGCAGAACCCACAAAGGATGAACCGATGTTTTGGACTTATGAATATGGAAAGGGACGAATTTTCGGCTGTATTTTGGGGCACTACACCTGGACTTTCGACGATCCTTATTTCCGGATACTCCTCCTCCGAGGGATGGCATGGGCCGCCGGGGAATCACCCTACCGCTTCGACCCTCTCGTTTTACGTGGGGCCACGACTAGGTAA
- a CDS encoding energy transducer TonB: protein MRNAIQKKYRFCGLLFPLFLNSQTPFSPILPPVVEKDTAVFIVAPTMPRFPGCEDIIGTDQEKYKCATDKLIAFLHKYCQYPAEASALGLSGVVKGSFIVEPNGKVNHPKIEKDIGGGCGQEVIRVLNLIPQMGIRFTPQSARFRAVRIKFTIDVVFSPDR, encoded by the coding sequence ATGCGAAACGCTATTCAAAAAAAATACCGCTTTTGTGGCTTATTATTTCCCTTGTTTTTAAATAGCCAAACCCCCTTCTCTCCGATTCTACCTCCTGTCGTAGAAAAGGATACAGCGGTTTTTATTGTCGCACCAACAATGCCTCGCTTTCCAGGTTGCGAAGATATAATAGGCACTGACCAAGAAAAGTATAAATGTGCTACCGATAAACTCATAGCTTTTTTACATAAATATTGCCAATATCCAGCAGAAGCAAGCGCACTTGGCTTGAGTGGAGTGGTGAAGGGTAGTTTTATCGTTGAACCGAACGGGAAGGTGAATCATCCCAAAATTGAAAAAGATATTGGAGGTGGTTGTGGGCAAGAAGTTATTCGAGTGTTAAACCTTATACCCCAAATGGGAATTAGATTTACGCCACAAAGCGCTCGTTTTAGGGCTGTTCGTATAAAATTCACCATAGATGTCGTATTTTCACCTGATAGATGA
- a CDS encoding TPM domain-containing protein, producing MKKALSLTLIPFFCSFFIGSAYTQNEYTVDNVPDPKQSGGGYVSDPTNIISFEERQQLNQLISNLEGNSTAQMAVVVLPSIGQQVPKDFATSLFNKWGIGQKENDNGLLLLVVMDQRRSEIETGYGLEGVLPDIICYRVLLDELVPQFQKGAYGNGLIRTVVRIKQLLEDPVALEEIRAQESGPPVKYLFGLRLPVPVYWYIIIAVLFHIGIVSWVLITLGNKEDLYDKYRHIRYVQGIVYMVLFPIPYIFFYFAIRGVLTKIRNQPRFSKLNGKPMHKLTEEEEDEFMEKGQVTEETLGSVDYDVWVTEDLDDVMILRYAKRFPKYAKCPECHYLTYHLAQTQTLQRATRSHSGKEKHIYECKNCDYIQSKIVIIPQISSSSSSSGGGGGGGSWGGGSSGGGGGGASW from the coding sequence ATGAAAAAGGCGTTAAGTCTAACTCTAATACCGTTTTTTTGTTCATTTTTTATCGGTTCTGCATACACACAAAACGAGTATACAGTAGATAATGTTCCTGACCCTAAGCAAAGTGGTGGTGGTTATGTGAGCGATCCTACCAATATCATCTCTTTTGAGGAACGGCAGCAACTGAACCAACTCATAAGCAACCTAGAGGGTAATTCTACGGCTCAAATGGCTGTTGTTGTCTTACCTTCGATCGGGCAGCAAGTACCTAAAGATTTTGCAACTAGCCTGTTTAATAAATGGGGGATTGGGCAAAAAGAAAATGATAATGGCTTGCTACTGTTGGTCGTCATGGATCAAAGGCGTTCAGAAATTGAAACAGGTTATGGTTTGGAAGGTGTTTTGCCTGATATTATTTGTTATCGGGTTCTTCTCGATGAGTTAGTGCCTCAATTTCAAAAAGGAGCATATGGTAATGGATTGATTCGCACCGTAGTTAGAATCAAGCAACTTTTGGAAGACCCCGTAGCCCTAGAAGAGATTCGCGCACAAGAAAGTGGCCCACCTGTAAAATATTTATTTGGCCTAAGACTACCTGTTCCTGTTTATTGGTATATCATTATTGCTGTTTTATTCCATATTGGAATTGTTTCCTGGGTATTGATCACATTGGGTAATAAAGAGGATCTATACGACAAGTACCGCCATATTCGCTATGTGCAGGGAATTGTATACATGGTTTTATTCCCGATTCCATATATCTTTTTCTACTTTGCTATTCGTGGGGTCTTGACTAAAATCCGCAACCAACCTCGCTTTAGCAAACTCAATGGAAAGCCCATGCACAAGCTGACGGAGGAAGAAGAAGATGAATTTATGGAAAAGGGACAAGTGACAGAGGAGACCTTGGGCTCGGTCGACTATGATGTCTGGGTCACCGAAGACCTCGATGATGTCATGATTCTCCGCTATGCCAAACGCTTCCCCAAATATGCCAAATGCCCAGAGTGTCACTATCTCACCTATCACTTGGCTCAAACACAAACTTTGCAACGAGCTACCCGTAGCCATTCAGGGAAAGAAAAGCATATCTACGAGTGTAAAAACTGCGATTATATTCAAAGCAAAATTGTGATTATTCCTCAAATCTCTTCGAGTTCCTCCAGTAGTGGCGGCGGTGGCGGTGGTGGTTCCTGGGGTGGCGGTTCCTCCGGTGGTGGTGGCGGCGGCGCTAGTTGGTAA
- a CDS encoding ABC transporter permease produces MWKNHLKIAWRNLKKGKLYTSINIFGLSTGLLAFLFILLYVQDELSYDKYSPYADRIYRIDFYGRLGDQEISSAQNAAPLCPVLQKDYPEVEAFVRFRSRGSYLVKYANKNFKEEKLSFVDSTFFTVFGIPLIEGQASEVLRAPNSIVITQAMAEKYFGIENPIGKPLVLDNKESYQVTGIMEEIPHNSHFSYDFLMSLSSLEESRTEQWGSFNFNCYLLLKKGTDLKAFESKTQQVLANYFGKEVEKYIGVTWDEFLAAGNYGKYALTPLTKIHLHSDLEDELEANSDIAYVWIFSIIGLFILFIACINFMNLSTARASTRAKEVGVRKVVGARRSALIQQFLSESMLLSLLSGTTAFVGVWLLLPYFNDLSGKELPPFLSGNGTFVFATIGISVLVGLAAGSYPAIFLSAYEPIKVLKGHIERGQTKSLLRSGLIVFQFLITTALIIGAFVVNRQLNYVQTKKLGFNKEQVLILNDAYALEDNVQPFKDRIRQHPNVKNATVTGFLPVPSSRNSSSYFKGTSPAQENTILLNNWYVDHDYIETFGMEIVDGRGFSLDFPSDSMAVIINEKAAEFWTGENPIGKVISETGDGEELVPYKIIGVIKNFHYESLRHRIEPLVLFLGNSRGALSMRLETDDVNSFISFLQSNWEEMAPGQPFAYNFLDERFDRMYRSEQRIGKIIGTFTVLAIFIACIGLFGLASFTAQQRTKEIGIRKVLGASLGTLVGLLTKDFLKLVFIALLLAIPLAWIGMRQWLNNFAYSTSLDWWIFAIAGIGAIFIAFLTLSFQSIRSALANPVDSLRSE; encoded by the coding sequence ATGTGGAAGAATCATTTAAAAATTGCCTGGCGAAACCTGAAAAAAGGCAAGCTCTACACTTCGATTAATATTTTTGGCCTGTCTACGGGCCTTTTAGCTTTTCTTTTTATTCTGCTTTATGTACAGGATGAATTGAGCTATGATAAATATTCTCCCTATGCAGATCGCATTTATAGGATTGATTTTTATGGAAGACTAGGAGATCAGGAAATTTCTTCTGCTCAGAATGCTGCTCCGCTATGTCCTGTGTTGCAAAAAGACTATCCGGAAGTGGAGGCTTTTGTACGCTTTCGTAGTAGAGGCAGTTATTTGGTTAAATATGCCAACAAAAACTTTAAAGAAGAAAAACTTAGCTTCGTCGATAGTACCTTCTTTACCGTTTTTGGTATTCCTCTGATCGAAGGCCAAGCTTCTGAGGTCTTGCGTGCACCCAATAGCATTGTGATAACCCAAGCTATGGCCGAAAAATATTTTGGCATCGAAAACCCCATAGGAAAACCCTTGGTATTAGACAATAAGGAATCCTATCAAGTGACGGGTATCATGGAGGAAATTCCTCATAATAGCCATTTCAGCTATGATTTTTTGATGTCTTTGAGTAGTCTTGAAGAAAGTAGGACTGAACAATGGGGAAGTTTCAATTTCAATTGTTATTTGCTACTGAAAAAAGGAACGGATCTAAAAGCCTTTGAATCGAAAACACAACAGGTACTTGCTAATTATTTTGGCAAAGAAGTTGAAAAATATATAGGGGTGACTTGGGATGAATTTTTGGCTGCTGGTAATTACGGGAAGTATGCACTAACGCCATTAACAAAAATTCATTTGCATTCGGATTTAGAAGATGAGTTAGAAGCGAATAGCGATATAGCCTATGTTTGGATATTTTCGATCATTGGGTTGTTTATCCTTTTTATTGCTTGTATTAATTTTATGAATTTATCGACTGCACGGGCATCCACTCGGGCCAAAGAAGTAGGGGTTAGAAAGGTTGTTGGGGCAAGGCGATCTGCGTTGATTCAACAATTTTTGAGTGAGAGTATGCTGCTTAGTCTTTTATCAGGGACGACCGCCTTTGTGGGGGTATGGTTGCTATTACCTTACTTTAATGATTTGTCAGGAAAAGAATTACCTCCCTTTTTATCTGGGAATGGGACCTTTGTCTTTGCAACTATTGGTATTTCGGTATTGGTTGGATTAGCTGCTGGAAGTTATCCTGCCATCTTTTTATCTGCTTATGAACCCATTAAAGTGCTCAAGGGGCATATTGAACGTGGCCAAACCAAGAGTTTGCTTAGAAGCGGCTTAATAGTTTTTCAGTTTTTGATCACCACGGCTTTGATTATCGGGGCTTTCGTGGTGAATCGCCAATTAAACTACGTCCAAACAAAAAAGTTGGGCTTTAATAAAGAACAGGTACTGATCTTAAACGATGCCTATGCTCTTGAGGATAATGTTCAACCCTTCAAAGATAGAATACGACAGCATCCGAATGTGAAAAATGCTACGGTTACAGGTTTTTTACCTGTTCCCTCCTCTCGTAACAGTTCTTCGTACTTCAAGGGCACAAGTCCTGCTCAAGAAAATACAATCCTGCTGAATAATTGGTATGTTGACCATGATTATATTGAAACTTTCGGTATGGAAATCGTAGATGGCAGAGGATTTTCATTGGATTTCCCATCTGATAGTATGGCTGTCATTATTAATGAAAAAGCAGCTGAATTTTGGACTGGAGAAAATCCTATTGGCAAGGTCATTAGCGAAACAGGAGATGGTGAAGAGTTAGTACCCTATAAAATAATTGGCGTGATCAAAAACTTCCATTACGAAAGCCTCCGTCACAGGATAGAGCCATTGGTACTTTTTCTTGGCAACAGCCGTGGCGCCCTTTCTATGCGCCTGGAAACCGATGATGTCAATTCTTTTATCTCTTTCCTTCAAAGCAATTGGGAGGAAATGGCGCCTGGCCAACCCTTCGCGTATAATTTTCTGGATGAACGATTTGATCGCATGTACCGATCGGAGCAACGTATTGGTAAAATCATAGGAACATTCACCGTATTGGCCATTTTTATTGCTTGTATTGGTTTGTTTGGCCTTGCTTCTTTTACTGCACAACAACGGACGAAAGAAATCGGTATCCGAAAAGTCTTAGGTGCTTCTTTAGGGACCCTTGTGGGCTTATTGACCAAAGATTTTTTAAAACTGGTTTTTATTGCCTTGTTATTAGCTATTCCTTTAGCCTGGATCGGGATGAGGCAATGGTTGAATAACTTCGCCTATAGTACAAGCCTTGATTGGTGGATATTTGCAATAGCAGGAATAGGGGCTATCTTTATTGCATTTCTAACCCTCAGTTTCCAGTCTATTAGATCGGCGTTGGCCAATCCTGTGGATAGTTTGAGGAGTGAATGA
- a CDS encoding AsmA family protein, which yields MKKFLKRFAIIFGILLVVLVGGAAIAASIFEEKIGKTIISEVNKMLTSELKVADFDLTVVSSFPNVSANLRGVELADNKGAVLLEAEKVAFKMGLFSLFGSTIKVKSVVVSNGALNVEVDKNGKANYIIFESGEEDVESKGGDGPTIALAKAQLEDIELIYVDKRAKQEVAGKVINANFSGEFSSQQFSLESNAAINTRFVELEGQRYLTGKNIGYDARLFIDLENGIYKFEDVALDVESNIFRVDGKMESKDQSLFFDLSFTSENSSLASMIQLLPEDKLAAFSDFSSTGKFVVAATIKGESSASRNPEIKAELRLEDGKITSPKMDGTLKDVSFIASFDNGSYHANKSTSFKVEKFKGYFNRELLEFDLLVNNLDDPSIDFAMDGVLPLKMVYGLLESYRISDGGGEIELKNIKLSGRYKDMISTSRINKVNTTGEIEFDDAYLTINKEKMMFDRGRLLLQDNTLAIEDLNLEGAGSEIMFQGTAYNLIPVLFADSLNTKQSELAFAADLFSKNIDFDRLLSLSAVTSDQAEAAQVAVEELKEERSQKREFITNFLNGTFNANIEQFNFNKIEGEKFTGKLTFHNSEMSIEGNTKAMEGNFLLDGKFYFEEEPRLIARLTCSQINIKEFFRQGEDFGQDVLQSKHLDGTLDAKIAIYAYWDTQGNFSSEKLRVLAGIGIKDGSLKQFEMLENFSTFVNVKDLNNIKFTNMENFLEVKNQRLYIPVMFIQSNALNLTISGEHSFEQEIAYNIKVNAGQVVAAKFTKHDPDLKPLKARQKGFFNLYYSILGTLEDYNIVSAKKRVKSDFEISEIRRRDIQEALEKEFKTVIELVDEPIDWRDIPEYGGSILDDEGEGPKASLPPGVKLPDGQGEKETEDQFDWEVEGGKKKKN from the coding sequence ATGAAAAAGTTTCTTAAACGCTTCGCGATTATCTTTGGTATCTTGCTAGTAGTGTTAGTAGGAGGTGCCGCTATTGCTGCTAGCATCTTTGAAGAAAAGATAGGTAAGACCATTATTAGCGAAGTTAATAAAATGCTAACCTCGGAATTAAAAGTAGCGGATTTTGATTTGACTGTCGTATCCAGTTTCCCGAATGTATCGGCTAATCTTCGAGGAGTTGAACTGGCCGATAACAAGGGTGCTGTGTTGTTGGAAGCCGAAAAGGTCGCTTTCAAGATGGGGTTATTTAGTCTTTTTGGATCTACGATAAAGGTAAAATCGGTTGTGGTTTCCAATGGTGCGCTGAATGTAGAAGTCGATAAAAATGGGAAAGCTAATTATATTATTTTTGAAAGCGGAGAGGAAGACGTTGAAAGTAAAGGCGGCGATGGGCCCACCATTGCCTTGGCAAAAGCTCAATTAGAAGATATCGAACTCATCTATGTTGATAAACGTGCAAAACAGGAGGTGGCAGGTAAGGTGATCAATGCCAATTTTTCAGGAGAATTTTCCAGCCAGCAATTCTCGCTAGAAAGTAATGCGGCTATCAATACCCGATTTGTTGAGTTGGAAGGACAAAGATACCTTACAGGTAAAAACATTGGATATGATGCCCGCTTATTTATTGATCTTGAAAATGGTATCTATAAATTTGAAGATGTTGCCCTCGATGTAGAATCAAATATCTTTCGAGTAGATGGAAAAATGGAGAGCAAAGATCAGTCCCTGTTTTTCGACCTCTCCTTCACAAGTGAAAATAGTAGCCTGGCCAGTATGATCCAATTATTACCAGAAGATAAACTTGCTGCTTTCAGTGACTTTTCCAGTACGGGTAAATTTGTAGTAGCCGCAACTATCAAAGGAGAATCTAGCGCCAGTAGAAACCCGGAAATCAAGGCCGAACTCCGTTTGGAAGATGGTAAAATCACAAGCCCTAAAATGGATGGGACTTTAAAGGATGTTTCATTTATAGCTAGTTTCGATAATGGATCCTATCATGCCAATAAATCGACAAGCTTTAAAGTTGAAAAATTTAAAGGGTACTTTAATAGAGAATTGTTAGAATTCGATCTTCTGGTGAATAACCTGGATGATCCGTCTATCGATTTTGCAATGGACGGCGTTCTTCCACTAAAAATGGTGTATGGCCTGTTGGAAAGTTATCGCATTTCGGATGGCGGAGGGGAAATCGAACTTAAAAACATAAAATTATCAGGCCGATATAAGGATATGATCAGTACCAGCCGAATCAACAAGGTCAACACCACTGGAGAAATCGAATTTGATGATGCCTATTTAACCATCAATAAAGAAAAAATGATGTTTGATAGGGGGCGTCTATTGCTTCAGGATAATACCTTGGCCATAGAAGACCTCAATTTAGAAGGGGCGGGATCAGAAATTATGTTTCAAGGGACGGCTTATAACCTCATTCCGGTACTTTTCGCCGACTCCCTCAATACCAAACAATCGGAATTGGCTTTTGCAGCAGATTTATTTTCCAAAAACATAGACTTTGATCGTTTACTTAGTTTATCAGCCGTAACCTCCGATCAAGCGGAAGCCGCTCAGGTGGCAGTAGAAGAACTAAAAGAAGAACGCTCTCAAAAACGAGAATTCATAACCAATTTTCTCAATGGAACCTTCAATGCCAATATAGAGCAGTTTAATTTCAATAAAATTGAAGGGGAAAAGTTTACAGGTAAATTGACCTTCCATAATAGTGAAATGTCTATAGAAGGTAATACCAAAGCAATGGAGGGTAACTTCCTTTTAGATGGCAAATTCTATTTCGAAGAAGAACCTAGGCTTATAGCCCGACTAACCTGTTCTCAAATTAACATCAAAGAATTTTTCCGCCAAGGGGAAGATTTTGGACAGGATGTCCTCCAGTCAAAACACCTAGATGGAACCTTAGATGCTAAAATTGCTATTTATGCCTACTGGGATACCCAGGGCAATTTTTCATCCGAAAAACTTCGCGTTCTTGCTGGAATCGGGATCAAAGATGGCTCACTTAAGCAATTTGAGATGCTAGAGAATTTCTCCACTTTCGTTAATGTAAAGGATTTGAATAATATCAAATTCACTAACATGGAGAATTTTCTTGAGGTCAAAAACCAACGTCTTTATATTCCAGTTATGTTTATTCAGAGCAATGCACTCAACCTTACCATTAGCGGTGAACATTCCTTCGAACAGGAAATAGCTTACAATATTAAAGTTAATGCGGGGCAAGTAGTTGCAGCTAAATTTACCAAGCATGATCCGGATTTAAAACCTTTAAAGGCAAGACAAAAGGGCTTTTTTAACTTGTACTACAGCATCCTTGGAACCCTTGAGGACTACAATATCGTTTCTGCTAAAAAACGGGTTAAATCTGACTTTGAAATCAGTGAAATAAGAAGAAGAGATATTCAGGAAGCACTGGAAAAGGAATTCAAAACTGTCATAGAATTGGTTGATGAACCCATTGATTGGCGAGATATTCCAGAGTATGGCGGATCGATTCTAGATGATGAAGGGGAAGGCCCCAAAGCTAGTCTCCCTCCTGGTGTCAAACTTCCTGACGGACAAGGTGAAAAAGAAACTGAAGATCAATTCGATTGGGAGGTAGAAGGAGGGAAAAAGAAGAAAAATTAG
- a CDS encoding GIY-YIG nuclease family protein — MYYLYILYSAELDKYYVGSSSVSIASRLQEHLYDHKGFTGRAKDWELKYWESYPSKGEAYARERQIKRWKSRKLIEQLIVD, encoded by the coding sequence ATGTATTACCTATACATACTCTATTCTGCGGAATTGGACAAGTACTACGTAGGTTCAAGCAGCGTAAGTATAGCATCTCGCCTACAAGAACATTTGTATGACCATAAAGGCTTCACGGGCCGAGCCAAAGATTGGGAGCTTAAATATTGGGAATCCTATCCAAGTAAAGGCGAGGCCTATGCTCGTGAGCGTCAAATAAAGCGCTGGAAGTCACGGAAGCTAATCGAGCAGTTGATTGTCGATTAG
- a CDS encoding SDR family oxidoreductase, producing the protein MKIAIITGAGSGIGKSTALALLNEGYTVVLAGRKQEQLQTTINAAGPLGKFAVAIPTDITKPNDVRHLFAQVKAQFGRLDLLFNNAGTNVPGLLLEEITIEQWNTVLATNLTGSFLCTQEAFKMMKNQNPQGGRIINNGSISAHVPRPNSAPYTATKHAMTGLTKSTTLDGRKYNIVCSQIDIGNALTDMAKKMPSGVLQADGTIAIEPVIDVAHVAATIVHLANLPLDVNMPFVTIMASKMPYAGRG; encoded by the coding sequence ATGAAAATTGCGATTATCACCGGGGCCGGCTCAGGAATAGGAAAGAGTACGGCCCTGGCCTTATTAAATGAAGGATATACAGTCGTATTAGCTGGCCGAAAACAGGAGCAGTTGCAAACAACCATCAATGCAGCGGGCCCTTTAGGTAAATTTGCTGTAGCCATCCCGACGGACATCACTAAACCAAATGATGTACGCCATTTATTTGCGCAGGTCAAGGCCCAATTTGGACGACTTGATTTACTTTTCAATAATGCGGGTACTAATGTCCCTGGTTTACTGCTAGAAGAGATCACCATAGAACAATGGAATACAGTATTGGCGACCAACCTTACCGGTAGCTTCCTTTGTACCCAGGAGGCCTTCAAAATGATGAAAAATCAAAACCCACAAGGGGGAAGGATTATCAATAATGGCTCCATTTCAGCACATGTGCCACGCCCCAATTCAGCTCCATATACGGCTACTAAACACGCCATGACCGGTCTCACTAAATCAACAACGCTTGATGGTCGAAAATACAATATTGTTTGCAGTCAAATCGACATTGGAAATGCATTAACGGATATGGCAAAAAAAATGCCATCAGGTGTACTCCAGGCAGACGGAACGATTGCTATCGAACCTGTAATAGATGTAGCTCATGTGGCCGCCACGATTGTCCATCTGGCCAATTTGCCACTTGATGTGAATATGCCTTTTGTAACGATTATGGCGAGCAAAATGCCTTATGCGGGGCGAGGGTAA
- a CDS encoding TonB-dependent receptor plug domain-containing protein, with the protein MKTIRLFLYLMVLMAGLAVASCGTTGKTSQLGDVNDKASQSLADVLRKNSTLQITGSGDNIKISVRGAGSFSLNTEPLYVVDGVPMGNSYARANNAVNPAQIVSIRVLKSQSETTIYGEDGNHGVILIKTQNGGK; encoded by the coding sequence ATGAAAACAATTCGACTGTTCCTTTATCTAATGGTGTTAATGGCAGGTCTTGCTGTTGCATCTTGCGGAACAACTGGAAAAACGTCTCAATTAGGTGACGTAAATGATAAAGCAAGCCAGTCTTTGGCTGATGTTTTGCGCAAAAACAGCACACTTCAAATTACGGGATCGGGCGACAATATCAAAATATCCGTTAGGGGAGCGGGGTCTTTTAGTTTGAATACGGAACCACTTTATGTGGTCGATGGGGTTCCTATGGGTAACAGTTATGCTAGAGCAAATAATGCGGTTAACCCAGCCCAGATCGTGAGTATAAGGGTTTTGAAAAGCCAGTCAGAAACAACCATTTATGGTGAGGATGGCAACCACGGCGTTATTTTGATTAAGACGCAAAACGGAGGTAAATAA
- a CDS encoding NUDIX domain-containing protein, whose translation MTYHYEKEDKVLLAVDCIIFGFDEEDLKILLIKRDFEPEKGKWSLVGGFLKRDETLGTAATRILSLYTGLDNIYMEQVATFSEVGRDPAERTISTAYYALINIQEHNEKLIKQFSANWFSVLEIPKLIFDHYSMVEHAMDLLKTKASTKPIGFELLPEKFTMRQLQKLYEAIWNTQLDKRNFINKILSLDVVEKLDEKDKTSSRKGSYLYQFDEEKYSRKNNGEFILKF comes from the coding sequence ATGACCTATCATTATGAAAAAGAGGACAAAGTATTGCTTGCTGTAGATTGTATTATTTTCGGATTTGATGAAGAAGACCTCAAAATACTGTTAATCAAAAGAGATTTTGAGCCGGAAAAAGGAAAATGGTCCTTGGTGGGTGGTTTTTTAAAACGGGATGAAACCTTGGGAACAGCTGCGACGAGAATATTAAGTCTCTATACAGGGCTGGACAATATTTATATGGAGCAAGTTGCTACCTTTAGCGAAGTAGGCCGCGACCCTGCTGAAAGAACGATATCTACGGCCTATTATGCTTTGATCAATATTCAAGAGCACAATGAAAAGCTGATTAAACAATTTTCTGCTAATTGGTTCAGCGTATTGGAAATCCCGAAACTCATCTTCGACCATTATTCGATGGTAGAACATGCGATGGACCTCCTTAAGACCAAAGCATCTACCAAGCCAATCGGATTCGAATTGCTGCCAGAGAAATTCACAATGAGGCAGTTGCAGAAACTTTATGAGGCTATCTGGAATACCCAACTGGATAAGCGCAATTTTATCAATAAGATTCTTTCCCTCGATGTGGTAGAAAAGCTGGATGAAAAAGATAAGACTTCCTCGCGTAAAGGCTCCTATCTCTATCAGTTTGATGAAGAAAAATACAGCCGGAAAAATAACGGGGAATTTATTTTGAAGTTTTAG
- a CDS encoding cyclase family protein, which translates to MKIIDLSKAIQYTKGDPWFMRVKIKHKPHRKAKLLLRYLGLPARLFPKDFIGWADDSIQKMGVHSTTHIDAPWHYAPTSEGKPAKTIDQIPLDWCFGEGMVIDMKHKPDFEAISSDDIKAFLQEHKLSIQPNMIILIKTGRDKHMGTADFFLKGTGMSAEATSWLIDQGIKVMGIDQWGWDLPLPHLIERAKKENNPNLFWEAHLVGREKEYCHMEQLTNLDALPYTGFKVAVFPLKIVGASAAPARVVAMLEEEAK; encoded by the coding sequence ATGAAAATCATAGACCTATCCAAAGCCATCCAATACACCAAAGGAGACCCTTGGTTTATGCGAGTGAAAATAAAGCATAAGCCCCATCGGAAAGCCAAACTTCTACTGCGGTACTTGGGTTTACCCGCTCGCCTATTCCCCAAAGACTTCATTGGTTGGGCAGATGATAGTATCCAAAAAATGGGCGTCCACTCCACTACTCATATTGATGCTCCCTGGCATTATGCCCCAACCAGCGAAGGCAAACCTGCCAAAACGATCGATCAAATTCCTTTAGATTGGTGCTTTGGAGAAGGTATGGTAATCGATATGAAACACAAACCTGATTTTGAAGCCATTAGTAGCGACGATATTAAAGCTTTCTTGCAGGAGCATAAGCTCAGCATACAACCCAACATGATTATCCTAATTAAAACCGGGAGGGATAAGCATATGGGAACAGCGGATTTTTTTCTTAAAGGTACGGGTATGAGTGCCGAAGCCACTTCCTGGTTAATCGACCAAGGCATAAAAGTGATGGGAATTGATCAGTGGGGCTGGGATTTGCCCTTACCTCATCTGATTGAACGGGCAAAAAAAGAAAATAACCCTAATTTATTCTGGGAGGCACACCTCGTGGGCAGGGAAAAAGAATATTGCCATATGGAACAATTGACGAACCTCGATGCGCTGCCTTATACGGGTTTTAAGGTTGCCGTTTTTCCCTTGAAAATTGTCGGGGCATCGGCAGCACCTGCACGGGTAGTGGCTATGTTGGAGGAGGAAGCAAAATAG